The following coding sequences are from one Methanohalophilus halophilus window:
- the pscS gene encoding O-phospho-L-seryl-tRNA:Cys-tRNA synthase: protein MKGAKDHLIEKTFEALFELEDMREIIRRSLPNGMSAGEEDAFMKSTANLKSVIEDLEKGTSEKQANFPQIVDRIGLRYREEGNINIQPIQAAGRLTPEARKALISYGDGYSTCDSCRKPFRLDKISRPPIADFHEELASFVNMDTARVVPGARRGFQAVTSSLVGKDDSVIVSSLAHYTEFLAVEAAGGKVREIPLDGENKVDVNSMAEKIEDVIGEDGKNPSLMMIDHYDYQYANEHDIKSIASIAHDYDIPVLYNGAYTVGVMPVDGKKLGADFVVGSGHKSMASPAPSGILATTDEYSDLVFRTTRMKGDVTGRKFGIKEVEMMGCTLMGGTLLAMMASFPHVKKRTQKWDEQVRNSNRFMEEFLKIEGNKVISEYPRRHTLTKVDTTQTFDKVAKEHKRRGFFLSDELSQLGVVGMFPGATRAWKLNTYGLSREKIDYLSDAFKEIAVKYNLNVN, encoded by the coding sequence ATGAAAGGCGCCAAAGACCATTTGATAGAGAAGACCTTTGAGGCCCTTTTTGAGCTGGAGGATATGCGGGAGATTATTCGTCGATCCCTTCCCAACGGTATGTCTGCCGGAGAAGAGGATGCATTCATGAAATCTACTGCTAACCTTAAATCGGTGATTGAGGACCTCGAAAAAGGCACTTCTGAAAAACAGGCCAATTTTCCCCAAATAGTTGACCGTATAGGATTGAGGTACAGGGAAGAGGGAAATATAAACATCCAGCCTATCCAGGCTGCAGGCAGGCTTACACCTGAGGCCCGGAAGGCTCTCATATCCTACGGGGATGGATATTCTACCTGTGACTCATGCCGCAAGCCTTTTCGTCTAGACAAAATTAGTCGCCCTCCAATTGCTGATTTCCACGAAGAACTGGCAAGCTTTGTGAATATGGATACCGCCAGGGTGGTTCCCGGAGCCAGAAGAGGTTTCCAGGCAGTTACATCGTCTCTTGTGGGAAAAGATGATTCGGTAATCGTTTCATCCCTGGCTCACTACACGGAATTCCTGGCAGTTGAAGCTGCAGGAGGCAAGGTCAGGGAAATACCACTGGATGGTGAAAACAAGGTAGATGTTAACTCAATGGCTGAAAAGATAGAGGATGTTATCGGAGAAGATGGGAAAAATCCCTCGCTGATGATGATAGACCACTATGATTACCAGTATGCAAATGAGCATGATATCAAATCCATCGCCAGTATTGCACATGATTATGACATACCGGTGCTCTATAACGGTGCATACACTGTGGGTGTTATGCCCGTCGATGGCAAGAAACTGGGTGCAGATTTTGTAGTCGGTTCCGGTCACAAAAGTATGGCTTCTCCCGCCCCTTCTGGAATACTGGCCACCACTGATGAATATTCGGACCTGGTTTTTCGCACAACCCGGATGAAAGGAGATGTCACGGGACGCAAATTTGGCATCAAGGAAGTGGAGATGATGGGATGTACTCTTATGGGAGGTACCTTGCTTGCCATGATGGCCTCATTCCCACATGTGAAAAAACGTACACAGAAATGGGATGAGCAAGTCCGCAATTCCAACCGTTTCATGGAAGAGTTCTTGAAAATAGAAGGCAATAAGGTGATTTCTGAGTACCCGCGAAGACACACACTGACCAAAGTGGATACAACACAGACCTTCGATAAAGTGGCAAAGGAGCACAAACGCCGTGGATTCTTCCTGAGTGATGAACTTTCACAACTAGGGGTTGTAGGGATGTTCCCGGGCGCCACCAGGGCATGGAAACTTAACACCTATGGTCTCAGCAGGGAAAAGATAGACTATCTTTCAGATGCATTTAAGGAAATAGCAGTAAAATATAACCTTAATGTCAATTGA
- a CDS encoding transcriptional regulator, translated as MKRENMKTETPCQVVVWDVLPAIRAALAKELVDNGVTQQEVAKLFGMAPSAVSQYLTKKRGYRIEFDDEIKASIANLAVDIQNGTVDDLSHRFCDICRQLRSDDACPADK; from the coding sequence ATGAAGCGTGAGAATATGAAAACTGAAACTCCGTGTCAGGTTGTGGTATGGGATGTTCTGCCTGCTATCAGGGCTGCCCTTGCAAAAGAATTGGTGGATAACGGTGTAACCCAACAGGAAGTGGCTAAGCTTTTCGGGATGGCTCCTTCAGCGGTTTCCCAGTATCTTACTAAAAAAAGAGGTTACAGGATAGAATTTGATGACGAAATAAAAGCTTCCATAGCCAATCTAGCGGTCGATATCCAGAATGGGACGGTTGATGATCTCTCTCACAGGTTCTGTGACATTTGCCGCCAGCTCAGGTCGGATGATGCCTGTCCCGCCGATAAGTAA
- the nifS gene encoding cysteine desulfurase NifS codes for MKNNMDSTSKTVYLDHAATTFTDTEVLEKMLPYFTEKFANPSSPYNIAHVSRDAIDRARKQVADAINAEINEIYFTSGGTESDNWAIKGVAFANRKKSNHIITSAIEHHAVLHTCQWLEKQGFEVTYLPVDKFGQVRIEDVKKAIREDTILISVMLANNEIGTIQPISEIGRIAREKGIYFHTDAVQGIGQIPLDVEGLNVDLLSLSSHKFYGPKGVGALYIKKGTRIDSYSHGGAQEKKKRAGTENVPGIVGLGAAIEQATSQLEEHATHMKNLRTRLLEGLLQIPATHLAGHPEKRLPNNANVIFEYIEGESILLMLNSFSIAASTGSACTSASLEPSHVLIACGFPHEIAHGSLRLTLGKENTEEDVDYLLQTLEPIIKRLRAMSPMTPKELRE; via the coding sequence ATGAAAAACAATATGGACAGTACAAGCAAGACCGTCTATCTGGACCATGCAGCCACAACGTTTACTGATACCGAGGTGCTGGAGAAGATGTTGCCATATTTCACCGAAAAATTTGCCAATCCCTCTTCACCTTACAATATTGCACATGTGTCCAGGGATGCAATAGACCGCGCCCGAAAGCAGGTAGCCGATGCCATCAATGCAGAAATCAATGAGATATATTTCACAAGTGGCGGGACTGAATCCGACAACTGGGCCATCAAGGGTGTTGCCTTTGCCAACAGGAAAAAAAGCAACCACATAATTACCTCCGCCATTGAACACCATGCTGTACTGCATACATGCCAGTGGCTGGAAAAGCAGGGTTTTGAGGTTACCTATCTTCCAGTAGACAAATTCGGGCAGGTCAGAATAGAGGATGTAAAAAAAGCCATCAGAGAAGACACAATCCTTATATCTGTAATGCTGGCAAACAACGAGATCGGCACAATTCAGCCAATTTCGGAGATCGGCAGGATTGCACGGGAGAAGGGCATATATTTCCATACGGATGCCGTGCAGGGGATCGGCCAGATACCCTTGGATGTGGAAGGCCTGAATGTGGATTTACTCTCCCTCTCCTCCCATAAGTTCTACGGACCAAAGGGAGTAGGTGCCCTGTATATCAAAAAAGGTACCCGGATCGACAGCTATAGTCATGGGGGTGCCCAGGAAAAGAAAAAAAGGGCAGGCACAGAAAACGTACCCGGTATCGTGGGACTGGGCGCAGCTATCGAACAGGCAACATCTCAACTAGAAGAACATGCTACTCACATGAAAAACCTGAGAACACGCTTGTTAGAAGGCCTTCTGCAGATCCCGGCCACCCACCTTGCAGGACATCCGGAAAAACGCTTGCCGAACAATGCAAATGTGATATTTGAGTACATAGAAGGTGAATCGATCCTGTTGATGCTGAATTCTTTCTCTATTGCAGCCTCTACGGGAAGTGCCTGTACCTCGGCTTCCCTTGAACCATCTCATGTGCTCATTGCCTGCGGATTCCCCCATGAGATCGCACATGGGTCCCTACGCCTGACCCTGGGCAAGGAAAATACGGAAGAGGACGTGGATTACCTGTTGCAAACGCTGGAGCCAATTATCAAGAGGCTCAGGGCGATGTCACCTATGACACCAAAGGAACTGAGGGAATGA
- the nifU gene encoding Fe-S cluster assembly scaffold protein NifU: MMYSEKVMEHFMNPHNVGEMENPDGVGEVGNPQCGDIMRIYLRIENDVITDAKFMTFGCGAAIASSSMATDLIKGKTLEEAWKITNKAVAEALNGLPPVKMHCSVLAEEGIHKAINDYREKQGLEPLEEKPDADCCG; the protein is encoded by the coding sequence ATGATGTACAGTGAAAAAGTAATGGAACATTTCATGAATCCCCACAACGTAGGCGAGATGGAAAATCCCGACGGAGTCGGAGAGGTAGGCAATCCCCAGTGCGGGGATATCATGCGGATATACCTGCGCATTGAGAATGATGTGATAACGGATGCAAAGTTTATGACCTTCGGGTGCGGTGCCGCCATTGCTTCCAGTAGCATGGCAACCGATCTGATCAAGGGCAAAACGCTGGAGGAAGCCTGGAAGATCACAAACAAGGCAGTGGCAGAAGCCCTCAACGGCCTGCCTCCGGTGAAAATGCACTGCTCGGTGCTTGCGGAAGAAGGCATCCACAAGGCAATCAATGACTACAGGGAAAAACAGGGCCTGGAGCCCCTGGAGGAAAAGCCGGATGCTGACTGCTGCGGATAA
- a CDS encoding HesA/MoeB/ThiF family protein: MLTAADKELYGRQVMMIGEDGQEKLKGATVLVAGCGGLGSPVLHYLAVAGIGHIRLIDKDTVELSNLNRQILHWHRDIGKAKSQSAEEKLAELNPNIRLEAFNTEINAENVDELIQGADIIVDALDNYETRMLLNRAAIRQSVPLVHGAVHGFHGQLTTVIPGKTPCIECLIPEKPPKEVFPIIGCTAGVVGTMQANEVIKYLLGEEGLHTGHIVMWDGKNGTLEKMRICRRPDCPECGHL, encoded by the coding sequence ATGCTGACTGCTGCGGATAAGGAACTGTACGGCCGGCAGGTCATGATGATCGGGGAAGACGGGCAGGAAAAGCTTAAAGGAGCAACCGTACTTGTGGCCGGCTGCGGAGGGTTAGGTTCCCCTGTTTTGCATTACCTGGCCGTTGCCGGTATCGGCCATATCCGGCTTATCGATAAGGATACCGTTGAACTGAGCAACCTCAACCGACAGATACTGCACTGGCACCGGGATATAGGAAAAGCCAAAAGTCAGTCTGCTGAAGAAAAACTTGCAGAACTCAATCCTAATATCAGGCTGGAAGCTTTCAATACAGAAATCAATGCTGAAAACGTAGATGAATTGATACAGGGAGCAGATATAATCGTAGATGCACTGGATAACTATGAAACACGAATGTTGCTCAACAGGGCCGCAATCCGGCAATCAGTACCCCTGGTCCACGGTGCCGTTCACGGGTTCCACGGGCAACTCACCACAGTCATTCCGGGAAAAACACCCTGCATCGAATGCCTGATCCCTGAAAAACCCCCGAAAGAAGTATTTCCAATCATCGGTTGCACTGCGGGTGTTGTGGGAACCATGCAGGCAAACGAGGTCATAAAGTACCTCCTTGGTGAGGAAGGATTGCATACCGGACACATTGTTATGTGGGACGGTAAAAATGGGACACTGGAGAAAATGAGAATCTGTCGCAGGCCAGACTGTCCTGAATGCGGCCATCTTTAA